The following proteins come from a genomic window of Aphelocoma coerulescens isolate FSJ_1873_10779 chromosome 18, UR_Acoe_1.0, whole genome shotgun sequence:
- the CACNG5 gene encoding voltage-dependent calcium channel gamma-5 subunit, whose protein sequence is MLLGMSACSRKALTLLSSVFAVCGLGLLGISVSTDYWLYLEEGIVQPQNQTAEIKLSLHSGLWRVCFLAGEERGRCFTIEYVMPMNIQLTSESTINVLKMIRSATPFPLVSLFFMFIGFILSNIGHIRPHRTILAFVSGIFFILSGLSLVVGLVLYISSINDEMLNRTKDSESFFNYKYGWSFAFSAISFLLTESAGVMSVYLFMKRYTAEDLYRPHPGFYRPRLSNCSDYSGQFLHPDAWGRGRSPSDISSEASLQMNSNYPALLKCPDYDQMSSSPC, encoded by the exons ATGCTGTTGGGAATGAGCGCCTGCAGCAGGAAGGCGCTGACCCTGCTCAGCAGCGTGTTCGCCGTCTGCGGCCTCGGCCTCCTGGGCATCTCCGTCAGCACTGATTACTGGCTCTACCTGGAGGAGGGCATCGTCCAGCCCCAAAACCAGACAGCCGAGATCAAGCTGTCGctgcactcagggctctggagGGTCTGCTTTCTGGCAG GTGAGGAGCGTGGCCGGTGCTTCACCATCGAATATGTGATGCCCATGAACATCCAGCTGACATCTGAATCCACAATCAATGTCCTGA agaTGATCCGCTCAgccacccccttccctctggtcAGCCTCTTCTTCATGTTCATCGGCTTCATCCTGAGCAACATTGGCCACATCCGGCCTCACAGGACCATCCTCGCCTTCGTCTCGGGGATATTCTTCATCCTGTCAG GTCTGTCACTGGTGGTGGGGCTGGTCCTCTATATATCCAGCATTAACGACGAGATGCTCAACAGGACCAAGGACTCGGAGTCGTTCTTCAATTACAAATATGGGTGGTCCTTTGCCTTCTCTGCCATCTCGTTCCTTCTCACAGAG AGTGCCGGGGTGATGTCCGTGTACCTGTTCATGAAGCGCTACACGGCCGAGGACCTCTACCGACCCCACCCTGGCTTCTACCGGCCCCGCTTGAGCAACTGCTCCGACTACTCAGGGCAGTTCCTGCACCCAGACGCGTGGGGACGGGGCCGCAGCCCCTCGGACATCTCCAGCGAGGCGTCCCTGCAGATGAACAGTAACTACCCAGCCCTGCTCAAGTGCCCCGAC